In a single window of the Zonotrichia leucophrys gambelii isolate GWCS_2022_RI chromosome 2, RI_Zleu_2.0, whole genome shotgun sequence genome:
- the RHPN1 gene encoding rhophilin-1 isoform X1, translating to MMPPEEESPDGDRDGGLVLLQGPKSGSTRKQGCDPFAQTQRSKLQHRRARINQQINKEMRMRAGAENLFRATSNHKVKETVALELSYVNSNLQLLKEELEELNSSMDVYQNESESISVPMIPLGLKETKELDLLVPLKDFISEHYGEEGVLYEKEIKEFMELRQAMRTPSRNEAGLELLMEYYNQLYFLDSRFFPPSKTLGIFFHWYDSLTGVPSHQRALAFEKGSVLFNLGALHTQIGARQDRASLPGLNLAIDAFQKAAGAFNYLKENFSNAPSLDMSTASLTMLVRLMVAQVQECVFEKMTLLRAQNDFLARLQLAQEAARVEDVYSLVHQTMSQPHVKDYVPFSWTTMVQVKSEHFKALSHYFAAIALCECPAPSDAELLEQEKAFLQFHVTMPEGPSLRVLLQDPEERRKLGKAHLKKAIMKHEEAMRIHGLCKILRKMDILQEVLSFAHKRSLSKYSEIDHEEDFFETGEAPDIHPKTHQKPEIKSPNFSQVKVTDLFHRLGPLSVFSAKNKWYPARRVHLVRGENGFGFTLRGDSPVLIAGVIPGGCAAEAGLKEGDYIISVNGKDCKWSKHAEVVQLLKSTGKEGVDIGVITLQGSECPKAVSHIPQGCGALSLELSGCCPGFTPLSTFPKQVDRKAAVMSSGSGMLKSNKENSRKSLMNSKSASTLLVWSKKSKKSTYSGVPFTAVGDNEAMY from the exons ATGATGCCCCCCGAGGAGGAGAGCCcggatggggacagggacggtgGCCTTGTCCTCCTGCAGGGCCCGAAGAGCGGCAGCACACGCAAG cagggctgtgacccctTTGCCCAGACCCAGCGCAGCAAACTCCAGCACCGCCGGGCCCGGATCAACCAACAGATCAACAAGGAGATGAGGATGAGAGCGGGGGCAGAAAACCTCTTCCG GGCCACCAGCAACCACAAGGTGAAGGAAACGGtggctctggagctgagctACGTCAACTCCAACCTTCAGCTCCTgaaggaagagctggaagagCTCAACAGCAGCATGGATGTGTATCAGAATGAGAG CGAATCCATCAGCGTTCCCATGATCCCTCTGGGACTCAAGGAGACCAAGGAGCTGGATTTGCTGGTACCGCTCAAG GATTTCATCAGTGAACACTATGGAGAGGAGGGTGTCCTGTATGAAAAGGAAATCAAGGAATTCATGGAGCTGCGACAG GCCATGCGCACCCCGAGCCGCAACGAGGCCGGATTGGAGCTCCTGATGGAATATTACAACCAGCTCTACTTCCTTGACAGCCGgttcttccctccctccaaaaCCCTGGGCATCTTCTTCCACTG gtaCGACTCCCTGACGGGGGTCCCATCCCACCAGAGGGCTCTGGCCTTCGAGAAGGGAAGTGTCCTCTTCAACCTGGGAGCGCTGCACACCCAGATCGGAGCGCGGCAGGACCGCGCCTCCCTGCCCGGCCTCAACCTCGCCATCGATGCCTTCCAGAAGGCAGCTG gtGCCTTTAACTACTTGAAGGAAAACTTCTCCAATGCTCCCAGCCTGGACATGAGCACGGCCTCCCTGACCATGCTGGTGAGGCTGATGGTGGCCCAGGTCCAAGAGTGTGTCTTTGAGAAGATGACCTTGCTGCGTGCCCAGAACGACTTCCTGGCCCGCCTGCAGCTGGCTCAGGAGGCAGCAAGG gTGGAAGATGTTTATTCCCTGGTGCACCAGACCATGAGCCAGCCCCACGTCAAGGACTACGTTCCCTTCTCCTGGACCACCATGGTCCAAGTCAAGTCGGAGCATTTCAAAGCCCTCTCCCATTATTTCGCTGCCATCGCCCTCTGTGAGTGCCCCG ctccctcGGATGCCgaactgctggagcaggagaaggcGTTCCTGCAATTCCATGTCACCATGCCAGAGGGGCCATCACTGCgtgtcctgctgcaggatcccgaggagaggaggaagctgG GCAAAGCTCACCTCAAAAAAGCCATCATGAAGCACGAGGAGGCCATGAGGATCCATGGATTGTGCAAGATCCTAAGGAAGATGGATATCCTGCAGGAGGTCCTGTCCTTCGCCCACAAACGCTCCCTGAGCAAATATTCCGAGATCGACCACGAGGAGGATTTCTTTGAGACGGGAGAGGCTCCGGACATCCATC CCAAAACTCACCAGAAACCCGAAATCAAATCCCCCAACTTCTCCCAGGTGAAGGTGACCGACCTCTTCCACAGGCTG GGCCCCCTGTCCGTGTTCTCAGCCAAGAACAAGTGGTATCCAGCTCGGAGAGTCCACCTGGTGAGAGGAGAGAACGGCTTTGGGTTCACCCTGCGAGGAGACTCCCCCGTCCTCATTGCCGGGGTCATCCCAGGGGGCTGCGCTGCT GAAGCTGGACTGAAGGAGGGGGACTACATCATCTCGGTGAATGGCAAGGACTGCAAGTGGTCCAAGCACGCCGAGGTTGTCCAGCTCCTGAAGAGCACCGGGAAGGAGGGGGTGGACATTGGAGTCATCACCCTGCAGGGCTCGGAATGTCCCAAAGCCGTAAGTCACATCCCACAGGGATGCGGAGCTCTTTCCTTGGAGCTCTctgggtgctgccctggcttCACTCCCCTCTCCACCTTTCCCAAGCAGGTGGacaggaaggcagcagtgaTGTCCTCGGGGTCTGGGATGCTGAAGAGCAACAAGGAGAACAGTAGGAAGAGCCTGATGAACAGCAAGAGCGCCAGCACGCTGCTGGTGTGGAGCAAGAAGAGCAAGAAGAGCACCTACAGCGGTGTCCCCTTCACCGCCGTGGGGGACAACGAGGCCATGTACTGA
- the RHPN1 gene encoding rhophilin-1 isoform X4, with product MMPPEEESPDGDRDGGLVLLQGPKSGSTRKQGCDPFAQTQRSKLQHRRARINQQINKEMRMRAGAENLFRATSNHKVKETVALELSYVNSNLQLLKEELEELNSSMDVYQNESESISVPMIPLGLKETKELDLLVPLKDFISEHYGEEGVLYEKEIKEFMELRQAMRTPSRNEAGLELLMEYYNQLYFLDSRFFPPSKTLGIFFHWYDSLTGVPSHQRALAFEKGSVLFNLGALHTQIGARQDRASLPGLNLAIDAFQKAAGAFNYLKENFSNAPSLDMSTASLTMLVRLMVAQVQECVFEKMTLLRAQNDFLARLQLAQEAARVEDVYSLVHQTMSQPHVKDYVPFSWTTMVQVKSEHFKALSHYFAAIALCECPAPSDAELLEQEKAFLQFHVTMPEGPSLRVLLQDPEERRKLGKAHLKKAIMKHEEAMRIHGLCKILRKMDILQEVLSFAHKRSLSKYSEIDHEEDFFETGEAPDIHPKTHQKPEIKSPNFSQVKVTDLFHRLGPLSVFSAKNKWYPARRVHLVRGENGFGFTLRGDSPVLIAGVIPGGCAAEAGLKEGDYIISVNGKDCKWSKHAEVVQLLKSTGKEGVDIGVITLQGSECPKAVDRKAAVMSSGSGMLKSNKENSRKSLMNSKSASTLLVWSKKSKKSTYSGVPFTAVGDNEAMY from the exons ATGATGCCCCCCGAGGAGGAGAGCCcggatggggacagggacggtgGCCTTGTCCTCCTGCAGGGCCCGAAGAGCGGCAGCACACGCAAG cagggctgtgacccctTTGCCCAGACCCAGCGCAGCAAACTCCAGCACCGCCGGGCCCGGATCAACCAACAGATCAACAAGGAGATGAGGATGAGAGCGGGGGCAGAAAACCTCTTCCG GGCCACCAGCAACCACAAGGTGAAGGAAACGGtggctctggagctgagctACGTCAACTCCAACCTTCAGCTCCTgaaggaagagctggaagagCTCAACAGCAGCATGGATGTGTATCAGAATGAGAG CGAATCCATCAGCGTTCCCATGATCCCTCTGGGACTCAAGGAGACCAAGGAGCTGGATTTGCTGGTACCGCTCAAG GATTTCATCAGTGAACACTATGGAGAGGAGGGTGTCCTGTATGAAAAGGAAATCAAGGAATTCATGGAGCTGCGACAG GCCATGCGCACCCCGAGCCGCAACGAGGCCGGATTGGAGCTCCTGATGGAATATTACAACCAGCTCTACTTCCTTGACAGCCGgttcttccctccctccaaaaCCCTGGGCATCTTCTTCCACTG gtaCGACTCCCTGACGGGGGTCCCATCCCACCAGAGGGCTCTGGCCTTCGAGAAGGGAAGTGTCCTCTTCAACCTGGGAGCGCTGCACACCCAGATCGGAGCGCGGCAGGACCGCGCCTCCCTGCCCGGCCTCAACCTCGCCATCGATGCCTTCCAGAAGGCAGCTG gtGCCTTTAACTACTTGAAGGAAAACTTCTCCAATGCTCCCAGCCTGGACATGAGCACGGCCTCCCTGACCATGCTGGTGAGGCTGATGGTGGCCCAGGTCCAAGAGTGTGTCTTTGAGAAGATGACCTTGCTGCGTGCCCAGAACGACTTCCTGGCCCGCCTGCAGCTGGCTCAGGAGGCAGCAAGG gTGGAAGATGTTTATTCCCTGGTGCACCAGACCATGAGCCAGCCCCACGTCAAGGACTACGTTCCCTTCTCCTGGACCACCATGGTCCAAGTCAAGTCGGAGCATTTCAAAGCCCTCTCCCATTATTTCGCTGCCATCGCCCTCTGTGAGTGCCCCG ctccctcGGATGCCgaactgctggagcaggagaaggcGTTCCTGCAATTCCATGTCACCATGCCAGAGGGGCCATCACTGCgtgtcctgctgcaggatcccgaggagaggaggaagctgG GCAAAGCTCACCTCAAAAAAGCCATCATGAAGCACGAGGAGGCCATGAGGATCCATGGATTGTGCAAGATCCTAAGGAAGATGGATATCCTGCAGGAGGTCCTGTCCTTCGCCCACAAACGCTCCCTGAGCAAATATTCCGAGATCGACCACGAGGAGGATTTCTTTGAGACGGGAGAGGCTCCGGACATCCATC CCAAAACTCACCAGAAACCCGAAATCAAATCCCCCAACTTCTCCCAGGTGAAGGTGACCGACCTCTTCCACAGGCTG GGCCCCCTGTCCGTGTTCTCAGCCAAGAACAAGTGGTATCCAGCTCGGAGAGTCCACCTGGTGAGAGGAGAGAACGGCTTTGGGTTCACCCTGCGAGGAGACTCCCCCGTCCTCATTGCCGGGGTCATCCCAGGGGGCTGCGCTGCT GAAGCTGGACTGAAGGAGGGGGACTACATCATCTCGGTGAATGGCAAGGACTGCAAGTGGTCCAAGCACGCCGAGGTTGTCCAGCTCCTGAAGAGCACCGGGAAGGAGGGGGTGGACATTGGAGTCATCACCCTGCAGGGCTCGGAATGTCCCAAAGCC GTGGacaggaaggcagcagtgaTGTCCTCGGGGTCTGGGATGCTGAAGAGCAACAAGGAGAACAGTAGGAAGAGCCTGATGAACAGCAAGAGCGCCAGCACGCTGCTGGTGTGGAGCAAGAAGAGCAAGAAGAGCACCTACAGCGGTGTCCCCTTCACCGCCGTGGGGGACAACGAGGCCATGTACTGA
- the RHPN1 gene encoding rhophilin-1 isoform X3 — MMPPEEESPDGDRDGGLVLLQGPKSGSTRKQGCDPFAQTQRSKLQHRRARINQQINKEMRMRAGAENLFRATSNHKVKETVALELSYVNSNLQLLKEELEELNSSMDVYQNESESISVPMIPLGLKETKELDLLVPLKDFISEHYGEEGVLYEKEIKEFMELRQAMRTPSRNEAGLELLMEYYNQLYFLDSRFFPPSKTLGIFFHWYDSLTGVPSHQRALAFEKGSVLFNLGALHTQIGARQDRASLPGLNLAIDAFQKAAGAFNYLKENFSNAPSLDMSTASLTMLVRLMVAQVQECVFEKMTLLRAQNDFLARLQLAQEAARVEDVYSLVHQTMSQPHVKDYVPFSWTTMVQVKSEHFKALSHYFAAIALCECPAPSDAELLEQEKAFLQFHVTMPEGPSLRVLLQDPEERRKLGKAHLKKAIMKHEEAMRIHGLCKILRKMDILQEVLSFAHKRSLSKYSEIDHEEDFFETGEAPDIHPKTHQKPEIKSPNFSQVKVTDLFHRLGPLSVFSAKNKWYPARRVHLVRGENGFGFTLRGDSPVLIAGVIPGGCAAEAGLKEGDYIISVNGKDCKWSKHAEVVQLLKSTGKEGVDIGVITLQGSECPKAQVDRKAAVMSSGSGMLKSNKENSRKSLMNSKSASTLLVWSKKSKKSTYSGVPFTAVGDNEAMY; from the exons ATGATGCCCCCCGAGGAGGAGAGCCcggatggggacagggacggtgGCCTTGTCCTCCTGCAGGGCCCGAAGAGCGGCAGCACACGCAAG cagggctgtgacccctTTGCCCAGACCCAGCGCAGCAAACTCCAGCACCGCCGGGCCCGGATCAACCAACAGATCAACAAGGAGATGAGGATGAGAGCGGGGGCAGAAAACCTCTTCCG GGCCACCAGCAACCACAAGGTGAAGGAAACGGtggctctggagctgagctACGTCAACTCCAACCTTCAGCTCCTgaaggaagagctggaagagCTCAACAGCAGCATGGATGTGTATCAGAATGAGAG CGAATCCATCAGCGTTCCCATGATCCCTCTGGGACTCAAGGAGACCAAGGAGCTGGATTTGCTGGTACCGCTCAAG GATTTCATCAGTGAACACTATGGAGAGGAGGGTGTCCTGTATGAAAAGGAAATCAAGGAATTCATGGAGCTGCGACAG GCCATGCGCACCCCGAGCCGCAACGAGGCCGGATTGGAGCTCCTGATGGAATATTACAACCAGCTCTACTTCCTTGACAGCCGgttcttccctccctccaaaaCCCTGGGCATCTTCTTCCACTG gtaCGACTCCCTGACGGGGGTCCCATCCCACCAGAGGGCTCTGGCCTTCGAGAAGGGAAGTGTCCTCTTCAACCTGGGAGCGCTGCACACCCAGATCGGAGCGCGGCAGGACCGCGCCTCCCTGCCCGGCCTCAACCTCGCCATCGATGCCTTCCAGAAGGCAGCTG gtGCCTTTAACTACTTGAAGGAAAACTTCTCCAATGCTCCCAGCCTGGACATGAGCACGGCCTCCCTGACCATGCTGGTGAGGCTGATGGTGGCCCAGGTCCAAGAGTGTGTCTTTGAGAAGATGACCTTGCTGCGTGCCCAGAACGACTTCCTGGCCCGCCTGCAGCTGGCTCAGGAGGCAGCAAGG gTGGAAGATGTTTATTCCCTGGTGCACCAGACCATGAGCCAGCCCCACGTCAAGGACTACGTTCCCTTCTCCTGGACCACCATGGTCCAAGTCAAGTCGGAGCATTTCAAAGCCCTCTCCCATTATTTCGCTGCCATCGCCCTCTGTGAGTGCCCCG ctccctcGGATGCCgaactgctggagcaggagaaggcGTTCCTGCAATTCCATGTCACCATGCCAGAGGGGCCATCACTGCgtgtcctgctgcaggatcccgaggagaggaggaagctgG GCAAAGCTCACCTCAAAAAAGCCATCATGAAGCACGAGGAGGCCATGAGGATCCATGGATTGTGCAAGATCCTAAGGAAGATGGATATCCTGCAGGAGGTCCTGTCCTTCGCCCACAAACGCTCCCTGAGCAAATATTCCGAGATCGACCACGAGGAGGATTTCTTTGAGACGGGAGAGGCTCCGGACATCCATC CCAAAACTCACCAGAAACCCGAAATCAAATCCCCCAACTTCTCCCAGGTGAAGGTGACCGACCTCTTCCACAGGCTG GGCCCCCTGTCCGTGTTCTCAGCCAAGAACAAGTGGTATCCAGCTCGGAGAGTCCACCTGGTGAGAGGAGAGAACGGCTTTGGGTTCACCCTGCGAGGAGACTCCCCCGTCCTCATTGCCGGGGTCATCCCAGGGGGCTGCGCTGCT GAAGCTGGACTGAAGGAGGGGGACTACATCATCTCGGTGAATGGCAAGGACTGCAAGTGGTCCAAGCACGCCGAGGTTGTCCAGCTCCTGAAGAGCACCGGGAAGGAGGGGGTGGACATTGGAGTCATCACCCTGCAGGGCTCGGAATGTCCCAAAGCC CAGGTGGacaggaaggcagcagtgaTGTCCTCGGGGTCTGGGATGCTGAAGAGCAACAAGGAGAACAGTAGGAAGAGCCTGATGAACAGCAAGAGCGCCAGCACGCTGCTGGTGTGGAGCAAGAAGAGCAAGAAGAGCACCTACAGCGGTGTCCCCTTCACCGCCGTGGGGGACAACGAGGCCATGTACTGA
- the RHPN1 gene encoding rhophilin-1 isoform X2, which yields MMPPEEESPDGDRDGGLVLLQGPKSGSTRKGCDPFAQTQRSKLQHRRARINQQINKEMRMRAGAENLFRATSNHKVKETVALELSYVNSNLQLLKEELEELNSSMDVYQNESESISVPMIPLGLKETKELDLLVPLKDFISEHYGEEGVLYEKEIKEFMELRQAMRTPSRNEAGLELLMEYYNQLYFLDSRFFPPSKTLGIFFHWYDSLTGVPSHQRALAFEKGSVLFNLGALHTQIGARQDRASLPGLNLAIDAFQKAAGAFNYLKENFSNAPSLDMSTASLTMLVRLMVAQVQECVFEKMTLLRAQNDFLARLQLAQEAARVEDVYSLVHQTMSQPHVKDYVPFSWTTMVQVKSEHFKALSHYFAAIALCECPAPSDAELLEQEKAFLQFHVTMPEGPSLRVLLQDPEERRKLGKAHLKKAIMKHEEAMRIHGLCKILRKMDILQEVLSFAHKRSLSKYSEIDHEEDFFETGEAPDIHPKTHQKPEIKSPNFSQVKVTDLFHRLGPLSVFSAKNKWYPARRVHLVRGENGFGFTLRGDSPVLIAGVIPGGCAAEAGLKEGDYIISVNGKDCKWSKHAEVVQLLKSTGKEGVDIGVITLQGSECPKAVSHIPQGCGALSLELSGCCPGFTPLSTFPKQVDRKAAVMSSGSGMLKSNKENSRKSLMNSKSASTLLVWSKKSKKSTYSGVPFTAVGDNEAMY from the exons ATGATGCCCCCCGAGGAGGAGAGCCcggatggggacagggacggtgGCCTTGTCCTCCTGCAGGGCCCGAAGAGCGGCAGCACACGCAAG ggctgtgacccctTTGCCCAGACCCAGCGCAGCAAACTCCAGCACCGCCGGGCCCGGATCAACCAACAGATCAACAAGGAGATGAGGATGAGAGCGGGGGCAGAAAACCTCTTCCG GGCCACCAGCAACCACAAGGTGAAGGAAACGGtggctctggagctgagctACGTCAACTCCAACCTTCAGCTCCTgaaggaagagctggaagagCTCAACAGCAGCATGGATGTGTATCAGAATGAGAG CGAATCCATCAGCGTTCCCATGATCCCTCTGGGACTCAAGGAGACCAAGGAGCTGGATTTGCTGGTACCGCTCAAG GATTTCATCAGTGAACACTATGGAGAGGAGGGTGTCCTGTATGAAAAGGAAATCAAGGAATTCATGGAGCTGCGACAG GCCATGCGCACCCCGAGCCGCAACGAGGCCGGATTGGAGCTCCTGATGGAATATTACAACCAGCTCTACTTCCTTGACAGCCGgttcttccctccctccaaaaCCCTGGGCATCTTCTTCCACTG gtaCGACTCCCTGACGGGGGTCCCATCCCACCAGAGGGCTCTGGCCTTCGAGAAGGGAAGTGTCCTCTTCAACCTGGGAGCGCTGCACACCCAGATCGGAGCGCGGCAGGACCGCGCCTCCCTGCCCGGCCTCAACCTCGCCATCGATGCCTTCCAGAAGGCAGCTG gtGCCTTTAACTACTTGAAGGAAAACTTCTCCAATGCTCCCAGCCTGGACATGAGCACGGCCTCCCTGACCATGCTGGTGAGGCTGATGGTGGCCCAGGTCCAAGAGTGTGTCTTTGAGAAGATGACCTTGCTGCGTGCCCAGAACGACTTCCTGGCCCGCCTGCAGCTGGCTCAGGAGGCAGCAAGG gTGGAAGATGTTTATTCCCTGGTGCACCAGACCATGAGCCAGCCCCACGTCAAGGACTACGTTCCCTTCTCCTGGACCACCATGGTCCAAGTCAAGTCGGAGCATTTCAAAGCCCTCTCCCATTATTTCGCTGCCATCGCCCTCTGTGAGTGCCCCG ctccctcGGATGCCgaactgctggagcaggagaaggcGTTCCTGCAATTCCATGTCACCATGCCAGAGGGGCCATCACTGCgtgtcctgctgcaggatcccgaggagaggaggaagctgG GCAAAGCTCACCTCAAAAAAGCCATCATGAAGCACGAGGAGGCCATGAGGATCCATGGATTGTGCAAGATCCTAAGGAAGATGGATATCCTGCAGGAGGTCCTGTCCTTCGCCCACAAACGCTCCCTGAGCAAATATTCCGAGATCGACCACGAGGAGGATTTCTTTGAGACGGGAGAGGCTCCGGACATCCATC CCAAAACTCACCAGAAACCCGAAATCAAATCCCCCAACTTCTCCCAGGTGAAGGTGACCGACCTCTTCCACAGGCTG GGCCCCCTGTCCGTGTTCTCAGCCAAGAACAAGTGGTATCCAGCTCGGAGAGTCCACCTGGTGAGAGGAGAGAACGGCTTTGGGTTCACCCTGCGAGGAGACTCCCCCGTCCTCATTGCCGGGGTCATCCCAGGGGGCTGCGCTGCT GAAGCTGGACTGAAGGAGGGGGACTACATCATCTCGGTGAATGGCAAGGACTGCAAGTGGTCCAAGCACGCCGAGGTTGTCCAGCTCCTGAAGAGCACCGGGAAGGAGGGGGTGGACATTGGAGTCATCACCCTGCAGGGCTCGGAATGTCCCAAAGCCGTAAGTCACATCCCACAGGGATGCGGAGCTCTTTCCTTGGAGCTCTctgggtgctgccctggcttCACTCCCCTCTCCACCTTTCCCAAGCAGGTGGacaggaaggcagcagtgaTGTCCTCGGGGTCTGGGATGCTGAAGAGCAACAAGGAGAACAGTAGGAAGAGCCTGATGAACAGCAAGAGCGCCAGCACGCTGCTGGTGTGGAGCAAGAAGAGCAAGAAGAGCACCTACAGCGGTGTCCCCTTCACCGCCGTGGGGGACAACGAGGCCATGTACTGA